A window of Haloarcula sp. H-GB4 contains these coding sequences:
- a CDS encoding beta-CASP ribonuclease aCPSF1: MSSADETLDRIKAQVEEETPDDIEIESVAFEGPELVIYTPDAQTVANRDGIVRNLAQTLRKRINVRPTQEALVPPNEARSRITQTIPEDAGVQNLDFDRQTGEVFIEAEKPGRVIGRHGATLDEISASVGWTPEVVRTPPMESSTVSNVRNYLKQEREERRDILQRVGRQINRPTTSDEDWVRLTTLGCCREVGRAAFILSTPESRILIDCGDKPGAEGEVPYLQAPEALAAGPNSLDAVVLTHAHLDHSALIPILFKYGYDGPIYTTAPTRDLMGLLQLDYLDVASKEGRTPPYESQQVRDALKHTIPLEFGNVTDIAPDIKLTMHNAGHILGSAVCHFHIGEGRYNVAFSGDIHYKDTRLLDGAVNDFPRVETLVLESTYGGKNDYQTDQSDSERVLRDVINETYENDGKVLIPAFAVGRSQELMLVLEEAMRKGDIPTMPVYLDGMIREATAIHTAYPEYLRDDLRQRILYEDENPFLAEQFEQVDGGDEMRQDIADDEPAIVLTTSGMVTGGPVMSWLRLLGSEPDNTMAFVGYQAEGTLGRQIQRGQDEITLGDTSGPRAERVSLRLNVETVDGFSGHADRQGLESFVETMHPRPEKILCVHGDASTTNQLSSALYQKFNMRTHNPKNLETFRLS, encoded by the coding sequence ATGAGTTCCGCAGACGAGACACTTGATAGAATCAAAGCACAGGTCGAAGAAGAGACACCGGACGACATCGAAATCGAATCCGTCGCGTTCGAGGGACCGGAATTGGTTATTTACACGCCGGACGCGCAGACGGTCGCCAACCGCGACGGCATCGTCAGAAACCTCGCACAGACGCTGCGTAAACGAATCAACGTTCGCCCCACGCAGGAAGCCCTCGTCCCGCCAAACGAAGCCCGGTCTCGAATCACGCAGACGATTCCAGAGGACGCCGGTGTCCAGAATCTGGATTTCGATCGGCAGACCGGTGAGGTGTTTATCGAGGCGGAAAAGCCCGGTCGCGTCATTGGCCGTCACGGGGCGACGCTGGACGAGATCTCCGCCTCTGTCGGGTGGACGCCCGAAGTCGTCCGGACGCCACCGATGGAGTCTTCGACTGTCTCGAACGTCCGGAACTACCTCAAGCAGGAACGCGAAGAACGGCGGGACATCCTCCAGCGCGTCGGTCGCCAAATCAACCGTCCCACCACGAGCGACGAAGACTGGGTTCGGCTTACCACGCTCGGCTGCTGTCGCGAGGTCGGGCGCGCCGCGTTCATCCTCTCGACGCCGGAGTCCCGCATTCTCATCGACTGTGGCGACAAGCCGGGCGCCGAGGGCGAGGTCCCGTACCTCCAAGCGCCCGAGGCGCTCGCCGCGGGGCCGAATTCCCTCGATGCCGTTGTCCTAACACACGCACACCTCGACCACTCCGCGCTCATTCCTATCCTGTTCAAGTACGGCTACGACGGGCCGATTTACACGACCGCGCCGACGCGAGACCTGATGGGCCTGCTCCAACTGGACTACCTCGACGTGGCCTCTAAGGAGGGCCGCACCCCGCCCTACGAGAGCCAGCAGGTCCGAGACGCGCTGAAACACACGATTCCGCTGGAGTTCGGCAATGTCACCGACATCGCGCCGGACATCAAGCTCACGATGCACAACGCCGGCCACATTCTGGGCTCGGCGGTGTGTCACTTCCATATCGGTGAGGGGCGGTACAACGTCGCCTTCTCCGGAGATATCCACTACAAGGACACCCGTCTGCTCGATGGCGCTGTCAACGACTTCCCGCGGGTCGAGACGCTCGTGCTGGAGTCGACCTACGGCGGCAAAAACGACTACCAGACTGACCAGTCTGACTCCGAGCGGGTTCTCAGGGACGTCATCAACGAGACCTACGAGAACGACGGCAAGGTGCTGATTCCGGCGTTCGCCGTGGGGCGGTCCCAGGAACTCATGCTCGTCCTCGAAGAGGCGATGCGAAAGGGCGACATCCCGACGATGCCGGTGTACCTCGATGGGATGATTCGGGAGGCGACAGCCATCCACACCGCGTATCCAGAGTACCTCCGGGACGACCTCCGCCAGCGCATTCTCTACGAGGACGAGAACCCATTCCTCGCCGAGCAGTTCGAACAGGTCGACGGCGGCGACGAGATGCGACAGGACATCGCCGACGACGAACCGGCAATCGTCCTGACCACCTCCGGGATGGTCACCGGCGGCCCCGTGATGTCCTGGCTCCGGCTGCTGGGTAGCGAGCCGGACAACACGATGGCCTTCGTCGGCTACCAGGCAGAAGGAACTCTTGGCCGCCAGATCCAGCGTGGCCAGGACGAGATTACCCTCGGCGACACGAGCGGGCCACGCGCCGAGCGGGTGAGCCTCAGGCTCAACGTTGAGACGGTCGATGGCTTCTCCGGCCACGCCGACCGACAGGGGCTTGAGTCGTTCGTCGAGACGATGCACCCGCGACCGGAGAAGATCCTCTGTGTCCACGGCGACGCGTCCACGACGAACCAGCTCTCCTCTGCGCTGTACCAGAAGTTCAACATGCGGACCCACAACCCGAAGAACCTCGAAACGTTCCGGCTGTCCTGA
- a CDS encoding bifunctional oligoribonuclease/PAP phosphatase NrnA — protein sequence MRPATELENLLGEAESLTIVCHNNPDPDCLASALALGRIAAAVGIDERRILYSGEISHQQNRSFVNLLEMDIQEFDTADVMDRDPSELLAFVDHSIPGANNRVPDDASVDIVVDHHPAEDIAARFVDHRVEIGATATILTEYLRDLDIELDDRLATALLFAIRRETLGFLRGVTPDEYGAAGFLTDTADSDLLRQLSSPSVSGATVDAIADAIGNRTVRGSVLISHVGRTPERDALPQSADYLATLEGVETAIVFGIVEDTIQLSARSTDSRVNIGDVLSESLGDVGSAGGHREMAGGEVPLGIFADYTSDDTVLVDIVEQVISARLFAGLNLSEEN from the coding sequence ATGCGTCCCGCAACGGAACTAGAGAACCTGCTCGGAGAGGCAGAGTCACTCACGATTGTCTGTCACAACAACCCCGACCCCGACTGTCTGGCCAGCGCGCTCGCGCTCGGTCGCATCGCGGCCGCCGTCGGCATCGACGAACGACGCATCCTCTACAGCGGCGAGATATCACACCAGCAGAACCGTTCGTTCGTCAATCTGCTGGAGATGGACATTCAGGAGTTCGATACAGCCGACGTGATGGACCGGGACCCTTCGGAACTACTCGCCTTCGTCGACCACTCGATTCCAGGAGCGAACAACCGAGTTCCCGACGATGCTTCGGTCGATATCGTTGTCGACCATCACCCCGCCGAGGACATCGCGGCCAGGTTCGTTGACCACCGTGTTGAGATCGGCGCGACGGCGACGATACTGACGGAGTATCTCCGGGACCTCGACATCGAACTTGATGACCGCCTGGCGACGGCGTTACTGTTTGCCATCCGGCGGGAGACGCTCGGATTCCTGCGCGGCGTGACGCCGGACGAGTACGGGGCGGCCGGCTTTCTGACGGACACTGCCGATTCTGACCTGTTGCGACAGCTCTCCTCGCCGTCTGTCAGCGGCGCGACTGTCGACGCTATCGCGGACGCAATCGGAAACCGGACGGTCCGCGGGTCGGTGCTGATCTCACACGTCGGTCGGACGCCCGAGCGGGACGCCCTGCCGCAGTCGGCTGACTATCTGGCGACGCTCGAAGGCGTCGAGACGGCCATTGTCTTCGGCATCGTCGAGGACACGATCCAGCTCAGCGCCCGCTCGACGGACTCCCGAGTCAACATTGGTGACGTTCTGAGTGAGTCCCTAGGTGACGTGGGGAGCGCAGGGGGACACCGCGAGATGGCCGGCGGCGAAGTACCGCTTGGCATCTTTGCCGATTACACGAGCGACGACACCGTGCTTGTCGATATCGTCGAGCAAGTGATTTCGGCGCGGCTGTTTGCCGGATTGAATCTCTCAGAAGAGAACTGA
- a CDS encoding putative sulfate/molybdate transporter, producing MSFTFREQTTITLSWNELTGAIGDSATVLPVVVAVAVLTELSLPVMLVWFGVFQVIWGLYYGVPISVEPMKAFAALVIAGTISTGELVVAGLLIAVVLLALGTTRSLKTVNEYVDDTVVRGVQLGVALVLLETGIGLGLNDPILVAVAVGIVSVLALLGHSGQSAFVVFVLGAAIALAETGIPTPAVPAVDAMFMLPSMTLSAQTGEAVLAQIAVTVGNAALATSVLLADYFDRDVSADQLSNSMGFMNLVAVPFGAFPMCHGSGGVAGKYAFGARTPGANLILGAGYVLTAFLAVGVISAYPTALLGVILVLIALQLGWTGVSRTDDLAVVTAIGVVGVLINLGLALVLGVLVQQLRARL from the coding sequence ATGAGTTTCACGTTCCGCGAGCAAACGACAATAACGCTCTCGTGGAATGAACTGACCGGCGCAATCGGGGACTCGGCGACGGTACTCCCAGTTGTTGTCGCCGTCGCCGTGCTGACGGAGCTCTCGCTCCCGGTCATGCTCGTCTGGTTCGGCGTTTTTCAGGTCATATGGGGGCTGTACTACGGGGTTCCGATATCGGTCGAGCCGATGAAGGCCTTCGCCGCGCTGGTCATCGCCGGGACCATCTCCACTGGCGAACTTGTTGTCGCAGGGCTTTTGATTGCTGTCGTTCTGCTCGCGCTCGGAACGACGCGGTCGCTCAAAACGGTCAATGAATACGTTGACGATACGGTCGTTCGGGGGGTGCAACTCGGGGTCGCGCTGGTCCTGCTGGAAACCGGCATCGGTCTCGGACTCAACGACCCGATACTCGTGGCTGTCGCCGTTGGCATTGTTTCCGTTCTCGCGCTCCTGGGCCACAGCGGGCAGAGCGCCTTCGTCGTCTTTGTCCTCGGAGCCGCCATCGCCCTCGCGGAGACCGGGATTCCGACGCCGGCCGTTCCAGCGGTTGACGCCATGTTCATGCTCCCAAGCATGACACTGTCGGCACAGACGGGCGAGGCCGTCCTCGCACAAATAGCGGTCACGGTCGGCAACGCCGCCCTCGCCACGTCGGTTCTGCTCGCCGATTATTTCGATCGGGACGTCTCCGCGGACCAGCTTTCGAACAGTATGGGGTTTATGAATCTGGTCGCGGTCCCTTTCGGTGCGTTCCCGATGTGTCACGGGAGCGGCGGCGTTGCCGGGAAGTACGCCTTCGGGGCCAGAACGCCCGGCGCGAATCTGATACTCGGTGCGGGCTACGTGCTGACTGCGTTCCTCGCCGTTGGCGTCATATCGGCCTATCCAACGGCGCTACTTGGAGTCATTCTGGTACTGATCGCGCTCCAGTTGGGCTGGACCGGGGTTTCCAGAACGGATGACTTGGCAGTCGTTACGGCAATCGGTGTCGTCGGCGTGCTCATCAACCTCGGTCTCGCGCTCGTTCTCGGCGTGCTCGTCCAGCAATTGCGTGCCCGACTATGA
- the moaA gene encoding GTP 3',8-cyclase MoaA — protein sequence MLEDDFGREVSGVRVSLTDRCNFDCVYCHNEGLGDTRGPMEAQDDELTADTIVAFLEVAAEFGVDSVKFTGGEPMLREDLEEIVRRAPDEMEVSMTTNGTFLPGRAPDLVDAGLERVNVSQDALDSEAFAELTQSGAYDRVLEGVEAALDAGLEPVKLNMVVFEPTAGYVPKMVDHVAENPGLQLQLIEYMPELAGHPEWAIDIDRVHDWLEDRADKVEHREMHDRRRYWIHSSDAAVEGSGTTTSLAASDGGIRTEPVNNRNSGMVEIVDPVGNENFCANCHRVRLTHDGYLKGCLNRNDDLRDIGTTKESMRAAFRETVDTRVPYYGEYMVETEDGEWEINEEYIDTDGDRAPYEYSE from the coding sequence ATGCTCGAAGACGACTTCGGTCGCGAGGTCTCCGGTGTCCGCGTCTCCCTCACCGACCGGTGTAACTTCGACTGCGTCTACTGCCACAACGAGGGGCTGGGTGACACGCGGGGCCCGATGGAGGCACAGGACGACGAACTCACGGCCGATACCATCGTGGCCTTCCTCGAAGTCGCTGCCGAGTTCGGCGTCGACTCGGTGAAGTTCACCGGTGGTGAGCCGATGCTCCGGGAGGACCTAGAGGAAATCGTCCGGCGCGCCCCCGACGAGATGGAGGTGTCGATGACGACCAACGGCACCTTCCTCCCCGGCCGCGCCCCGGACCTCGTCGACGCAGGTCTCGAGCGGGTCAACGTCTCGCAGGACGCCCTCGACAGTGAGGCCTTCGCCGAACTGACCCAGAGCGGGGCCTACGACCGCGTCCTCGAGGGCGTCGAAGCAGCGCTGGATGCCGGCCTCGAACCGGTGAAGCTCAACATGGTCGTCTTCGAGCCGACCGCGGGGTACGTCCCGAAGATGGTCGATCACGTCGCCGAGAACCCCGGGCTCCAGCTCCAACTCATCGAGTACATGCCGGAACTTGCCGGCCACCCGGAGTGGGCCATCGACATCGACCGCGTCCACGACTGGCTCGAGGACCGCGCCGACAAGGTCGAACACCGCGAGATGCACGACCGCAGGCGCTACTGGATACACAGCAGCGACGCGGCGGTCGAAGGCAGTGGCACCACCACATCGCTGGCCGCGTCTGACGGTGGGATACGGACGGAACCGGTCAACAACCGCAACAGCGGGATGGTCGAGATCGTTGACCCCGTCGGCAACGAGAACTTCTGCGCGAACTGCCATCGCGTGCGGCTCACCCACGACGGCTATCTCAAGGGCTGTCTAAACCGAAACGACGACCTACGTGATATCGGCACGACCAAGGAGTCGATGCGCGCCGCGTTCCGCGAGACGGTCGACACCCGCGTCCCCTACTACGGCGAGTACATGGTCGAAACCGAGGACGGCGAGTGGGAGATAAACGAGGAGTACATCGACACCGACGGGGACCGTGCGCCCTACGAGTACTCGGAGTAG
- the yqeC gene encoding selenium cofactor biosynthesis protein YqeC, with protein sequence MDIVDALNARHGTICFVGAGGKKTTMATLAARLEHAVVTATVRIPIFDGWVEEVVVTEAPRTAIDAASAWPLGVVPAQERPDRYRGYDPTTVADLVDTEHPILVKADGARMREFKAPSDREPQLPSTASTVVPIASAHVVGEPLTDDIVHRVDEVAAITGLARGDEIRPQDVAAVLAHEQGGLKDVPANATAVPLLNMVDDAGLETSARAIAEAIHNRTDVPRVVLAEMRSDDPLVAVV encoded by the coding sequence ATGGACATCGTCGATGCGTTGAACGCGCGACACGGGACCATCTGCTTTGTTGGCGCTGGGGGCAAGAAAACGACGATGGCAACGCTCGCAGCGCGACTAGAACACGCCGTCGTCACCGCGACGGTCCGGATTCCCATTTTCGACGGCTGGGTCGAGGAGGTCGTCGTGACGGAAGCCCCACGGACAGCCATCGACGCGGCGTCTGCGTGGCCGCTGGGCGTCGTGCCGGCCCAGGAGCGCCCGGACCGCTACCGCGGCTACGACCCGACGACCGTCGCCGACTTGGTTGACACCGAGCACCCGATTCTGGTGAAAGCCGACGGTGCGCGGATGCGGGAATTCAAAGCGCCAAGCGACCGCGAGCCACAGCTACCTTCGACGGCATCGACAGTCGTACCGATCGCCAGCGCGCACGTCGTCGGCGAACCCTTGACCGACGACATCGTCCACCGGGTCGACGAGGTGGCCGCGATTACCGGGCTCGCTCGTGGTGACGAGATTCGACCGCAAGACGTCGCCGCGGTCCTCGCCCACGAGCAGGGTGGGCTGAAAGACGTGCCAGCCAACGCGACCGCGGTTCCGCTGCTCAACATGGTCGATGACGCGGGACTCGAAACGAGCGCGCGGGCCATTGCCGAGGCCATTCACAACCGAACCGACGTGCCTCGTGTCGTCCTCGCTGAGATGCGGAGCGACGACCCGCTGGTAGCAGTCGTCTGA
- a CDS encoding molybdenum cofactor guanylyltransferase — MRAGVIVAGGRSTRFGDSDKAVADLAGTPMVRRVADRLGEAVDELVVNCREDQVEAIDTALSDYTLDPMFALDEDPDQGPMAGIATGLGAVDSEYAAVVACDMPFVDPTFVDYLFEQAASHEAAVPRPDEWFQTTQAVYHADAMYDACQRALERGEHKIVEPLFDLDYVVIEREDVLERTSLETFNNLNTREEFDAAAERF, encoded by the coding sequence ATGCGCGCAGGTGTCATCGTCGCTGGCGGCCGGTCGACGCGGTTCGGCGACAGCGACAAGGCCGTCGCCGACCTCGCTGGGACGCCGATGGTCCGACGCGTCGCCGACCGCCTCGGCGAAGCTGTCGACGAACTCGTTGTGAACTGCCGCGAGGACCAAGTCGAGGCCATCGACACGGCACTGTCGGACTACACGCTCGACCCGATGTTCGCGCTCGATGAGGACCCCGACCAGGGACCGATGGCTGGTATCGCGACCGGATTGGGAGCCGTCGACAGCGAGTATGCCGCCGTGGTGGCCTGCGATATGCCCTTTGTCGACCCGACGTTCGTCGACTACCTGTTCGAGCAGGCGGCGTCCCACGAGGCCGCAGTTCCGCGTCCGGACGAATGGTTTCAGACGACACAGGCGGTGTACCACGCCGACGCGATGTACGACGCCTGTCAGCGAGCACTGGAGCGCGGTGAGCACAAAATCGTCGAACCGTTGTTCGACCTCGATTACGTCGTCATCGAACGCGAAGATGTGCTCGAACGTACCTCACTGGAGACGTTCAACAACCTCAACACCCGCGAGGAGTTCGATGCCGCGGCCGAACGGTTTTGA
- a CDS encoding aldehyde ferredoxin oxidoreductase family protein: MMTVANRDRMLHVDLSSASVESCPVPAAWRRQFIGGKGLGARYLYDELDAGTDPLGPENVLLFMLGPVSGLLPGETRYAAVTKSPLTGGFLDSYAGGTFPDTLAGALQDHTGILVTGRASEPVKLVVSDDDATVEPAETWGQDTAETDAAFPEAAVACIGPAGEQGVAFATIASDGGEHHAGRGGAGTVMGAKRLKAVVVRGEPPTDLAELREQYAQRYREGDTGQWLHASGTVETVDFANAIGALSTRGWEDGQFEGADSVGIEAVQELAAGREYDDADSPGGFRVQTEDGETVPRGATAMSLGAGLGIDDFDAVAALGETCNRLGLDLISAGSAVAWAIKAGDAGLLAESLDYGSPDDARALLEEIVARETTLGNALADGVDAASACLGGDDLLPTVKAMELPAYDPRGARSMALAYATSDRGACHRRALPIEQEGFDGDWSPERAATAVIREQDQRSVLWCLVVDDFVGDAFDDLGAEWLDAVGLDTDGDLATVGERVWTLTRLFNVREGVSRADDELPAKLQEPLDSGPNAGAAIDTESFDAMLDEYYSQRGWDADGCPTPETIERLGLSDAVDRATLPADTTSGE; encoded by the coding sequence ATGATGACAGTAGCCAACCGGGACCGAATGCTCCACGTCGACCTGTCGTCGGCGTCGGTCGAGAGCTGTCCGGTTCCGGCGGCCTGGCGTCGCCAGTTTATCGGCGGCAAGGGGCTCGGCGCTCGGTACCTGTACGATGAACTCGACGCCGGTACCGACCCGCTAGGCCCCGAGAACGTCCTGTTGTTCATGCTCGGGCCGGTCTCCGGGCTGCTCCCCGGCGAGACGCGCTACGCAGCGGTCACGAAATCGCCCCTGACAGGTGGCTTCCTCGACTCATACGCGGGCGGGACGTTCCCGGATACGCTGGCCGGCGCGCTGCAGGACCACACTGGGATTCTTGTCACCGGGCGTGCCTCGGAGCCGGTCAAACTCGTTGTTTCGGACGACGACGCGACGGTCGAACCTGCCGAGACGTGGGGGCAGGATACGGCCGAAACCGACGCGGCGTTCCCCGAGGCTGCAGTGGCGTGTATCGGCCCGGCGGGCGAGCAGGGCGTCGCGTTCGCGACTATCGCTTCTGACGGCGGCGAACACCACGCGGGGCGGGGCGGTGCCGGAACAGTGATGGGCGCAAAACGGCTGAAGGCCGTCGTCGTCCGGGGTGAGCCGCCGACGGACCTCGCAGAGCTACGAGAGCAGTACGCACAGCGGTACCGCGAGGGCGACACCGGCCAGTGGCTGCACGCCAGCGGGACCGTCGAAACGGTCGATTTCGCCAATGCGATCGGTGCGCTCTCGACCCGCGGCTGGGAAGACGGCCAGTTCGAGGGGGCCGACAGCGTCGGTATCGAGGCCGTACAGGAACTTGCCGCAGGCCGGGAGTACGACGATGCGGACAGTCCCGGCGGCTTCCGCGTCCAGACCGAAGATGGCGAAACCGTGCCCCGCGGGGCGACGGCGATGAGCCTCGGGGCCGGGCTTGGCATCGACGACTTCGACGCCGTGGCAGCGCTGGGCGAGACGTGCAACCGGCTGGGGCTCGACCTCATCAGCGCCGGGAGCGCCGTCGCGTGGGCGATCAAAGCCGGCGACGCCGGCCTGCTTGCGGAATCGCTCGATTACGGGAGTCCCGACGACGCGCGGGCGCTCCTCGAAGAGATCGTCGCACGGGAAACGACACTCGGCAACGCCCTGGCCGACGGCGTCGACGCAGCTTCGGCCTGCCTGGGCGGGGACGACCTCCTGCCGACGGTCAAGGCCATGGAACTGCCCGCGTACGACCCTCGCGGTGCACGGAGTATGGCGTTGGCGTACGCGACCAGTGACCGTGGAGCCTGTCACCGGCGGGCGCTCCCCATCGAGCAGGAAGGGTTCGACGGTGATTGGAGCCCCGAGCGGGCGGCCACGGCCGTCATCCGCGAACAGGACCAGCGCTCGGTGCTATGGTGTCTCGTCGTCGATGACTTCGTCGGCGACGCCTTCGACGACCTCGGCGCGGAATGGCTCGACGCCGTCGGACTGGACACGGATGGCGACCTCGCGACGGTTGGCGAGCGGGTCTGGACGCTCACGCGACTGTTCAACGTCCGCGAGGGCGTTTCCCGAGCCGACGACGAACTGCCGGCGAAACTGCAGGAACCGCTCGATTCGGGCCCGAACGCGGGCGCGGCAATCGACACCGAATCCTTCGATGCGATGCTCGACGAGTACTACAGTCAACGGGGCTGGGACGCCGACGGCTGCCCCACACCCGAGACCATCGAGCGACTCGGCCTCTCGGACGCCGTCGACCGAGCGACACTACCAGCGGACACGACATCCGGAGAATGA
- a CDS encoding molecular chaperone has translation MNDAAVYEARLELVDFVIDVFWDVPEEAFVERLVSGEVQLPEDSINDQLDEGFEMLATWIDENADRSVSAVQDDLEREYTDLLVGPRPPVLPHETNYREDTEFIGEGLAEVDASYAAAGWAPPEDYPEEDDFVAVELAFLRYLIERQREGDEETVGYERVFIEQHLSEWVVEFADEMRDEADDGLFLAAALICEGLVRFEDEIVAQIG, from the coding sequence ATGAACGACGCAGCCGTCTACGAGGCCCGCCTCGAACTGGTGGATTTCGTCATCGACGTGTTCTGGGACGTGCCCGAGGAAGCGTTCGTCGAGCGGCTAGTGAGCGGCGAGGTGCAACTGCCGGAAGATTCGATCAACGACCAGCTCGACGAGGGCTTCGAGATGCTTGCGACGTGGATCGACGAGAACGCCGACCGGTCGGTTTCGGCGGTGCAGGACGACCTCGAACGGGAGTACACGGACCTGCTCGTCGGCCCGCGGCCGCCGGTGTTGCCCCACGAGACGAACTACCGCGAGGACACGGAGTTCATCGGCGAAGGACTCGCCGAGGTTGATGCCAGCTACGCTGCGGCGGGGTGGGCACCGCCCGAGGACTACCCCGAAGAGGACGACTTCGTCGCCGTCGAGCTGGCATTCCTGCGGTATCTCATTGAACGCCAGCGCGAGGGCGACGAGGAGACGGTCGGCTACGAACGAGTGTTCATTGAGCAACACCTCAGCGAGTGGGTTGTCGAATTCGCTGACGAGATGCGCGACGAGGCCGATGACGGACTGTTCCTCGCAGCGGCGCTCATCTGTGAAGGGCTCGTCCGCTTCGAGGACGAAATCGTCGCCCAGATCGGGTAG